TTGCGCACGCTGACGGGCGATTCGGTCAGCGTGCATTACGTCATCCCGCCGCAGCCGCGCACCGAACACGGGATGCCCGTGGTCTACCAGCTTGTTCCTGAAGCGCAACGCGCGTGGCATTCAGGCGTGAGCGAGTGGCAGGGCACGACGGAGCTGAACGCGGTGTCGATCGGCATCGAGAACGTGAACCGCGGCCCGCTCGATTCGCAGAATCGTACCTGGCAGCCGTATCCGCCCGAACAGGTCCACGCATTGATCAACCTGTCGAAGGACATCGTCGCGCGCTACGGCATCCCGCCGACGCGCGTGGTCGGGCACAGCGACATCGCACCGCAACGCAAGATCGATCCGGGGCCGTTATTTCCATGGCGTGCGCTCGCGCAGGCCGGCGTCGGCGCGTGGCCGGACGAGGCGACCGTGGCCGCGCGGCTTGGCGGCCGCGATCCGCGTACGCCCGTCGATGTGCGCGAACTGCAGCTCAGGCTCGCGCGCTACGGCTACGACGTGCCGACCGACGGCGTGCTCGACGCACGCACGCGGCGCGTGTTCGCGGCATTCCAGATGCATTTCCGGCCGTCGGACTATGCGGGCAATCCGGACGCCGAAACCGATGCAATTGCGCAGGCGTTGCTCGACAAATACTTTCCCGGCGCGCAACCGTCGGACAACGCGCCCGCGGCAGGCGCACCCTGAATACGCGGGCGCGTCACGCGCCGAAAAACCCGGGCCGTCATCCGAGTCCGGTAAACTGGCGGTTTTCCGTAATCCCGCAGCACGACCACTCCATGACTCAAGACGAACTCAAACGCCTCGTCGGCCAGGCCGCCGCCGACTACGTGATCCAGAACGTGCCGGAAGGCGCCGTGATCGGCGTCGGCACCGGCTCGACCGCCAACTGTTTCATCGACGCGCTCGCCGTCGTCAAGTCGCGCTATCGCGGCGCCGTGTCGAGTTCCGTTGCCACGACCGAGCGCCTGAAATCGCACGGCATCAAGGTATTCGACCTGAACGAGGTCGACTCGCTGCAGGTGTACGTCGACGGCGCCGACGAGATCGACGCGAGCGGCGCGATGATCAAGGGCGGCGGCGGTGCGCTGACGCGCGAGAAGATCGTCGCGTCGGTGGCCGACACGTTCGTCTGCATCGCGGACGGCAGCAAGCGCGTGCCGGTGCTCGGCGCGTTCCCGCTGCCGATCGAGGTCGTGCCGATGGCGCGTACGGCGATCGGCCGGCGCGTGACCGCGCTCGGCGGCGTGCCCGTGCTGCGCGTGACGAAAGACGGCGCACCGTACATCACCGACAACGGCAACGAGATCATCGACGTGAAGGGGCTGCAGATCGCCGATCCGCGCGGCTTCGAAGCGCAGGTGAATGCATGGCCGGGCGTCGTGACGGTCGGCCTGTTCGCCCAGCGCGGCGCGAATCTGTGCTTGCTCGGCACGGAAAACGGCGTTGAAACGATCGTTTATTCGGCTAATTGAAAGAAATGGCAAGCAGTCCGTAGCGGCACGTTATCGACCGTAATGGACTGAATGTTTAAATCTTGTGGAAATCGGGACCCGGCAGGCGCGGCGCGCTTTCCGGGTCTTTTTTTTAGACGTATAAATCACCCCGTCAAAAAGAGGGATAACCCTGTCAGGTGTTTACCAGATAGCGAAATATCCTCGAACTCATCAACTTATAGATCATAAGAACAGTAGTAACCAGGGCCGGCGGAACTGCGGAGCAGGTGTTCGCAAATCGACGCACGGGGAGGTGTCATGGAGCAGGGCAAAGACCGGTCACTGGTCGCCAAAGTGATGGATGGGCTTGTCTCGGGTATCGTCGAAGACAAGTACGGCGGCATCTTGCCGCCACAGGACGTGCTGTCGAAAGAGTTCGATGTGAGCCGCACTGTGATGCGGGAAGCGTTGTCGATGTTGCTTGCGCGCGACATGCTGGACGTGCGGCCGAAAGTCGGCACGCGCGTGCGGCCAATGCGCGACTGGCGC
The DNA window shown above is from Burkholderia cepacia and carries:
- a CDS encoding N-acetylmuramoyl-L-alanine amidase, which produces MHLFRVGASCAGLCLLAACTSPSLVERGTYYADTSLHARGADSRVRFLVMHYTESDEAKSLRTLTGDSVSVHYVIPPQPRTEHGMPVVYQLVPEAQRAWHSGVSEWQGTTELNAVSIGIENVNRGPLDSQNRTWQPYPPEQVHALINLSKDIVARYGIPPTRVVGHSDIAPQRKIDPGPLFPWRALAQAGVGAWPDEATVAARLGGRDPRTPVDVRELQLRLARYGYDVPTDGVLDARTRRVFAAFQMHFRPSDYAGNPDAETDAIAQALLDKYFPGAQPSDNAPAAGAP
- the rpiA gene encoding ribose-5-phosphate isomerase RpiA gives rise to the protein MTQDELKRLVGQAAADYVIQNVPEGAVIGVGTGSTANCFIDALAVVKSRYRGAVSSSVATTERLKSHGIKVFDLNEVDSLQVYVDGADEIDASGAMIKGGGGALTREKIVASVADTFVCIADGSKRVPVLGAFPLPIEVVPMARTAIGRRVTALGGVPVLRVTKDGAPYITDNGNEIIDVKGLQIADPRGFEAQVNAWPGVVTVGLFAQRGANLCLLGTENGVETIVYSAN